The Carassius auratus strain Wakin unplaced genomic scaffold, ASM336829v1 scaf_tig00018967, whole genome shotgun sequence genome window below encodes:
- the LOC113076123 gene encoding autism susceptibility gene 2 protein homolog — protein sequence MFASPAALPPPPPLTSNTLPVPGHQAGSAYSEQDLLRQELNTRFLASQSADRGASLGPPPYLRTEFHQHQHQHQHQHTHQHTHQHTFTPFPHAIMPTPAPPMVRTPGRNFDKYPTKVDPFYRHSLFHSYPPAVSGIPPVIPPTGPFGSLQGAFQPKTSNPLDVAARPGAVPHTLLQKDPRLTDPFRPVLRKPGKWCAMHVHIAWQIYHHQQKVKQQMQVDPHKLDFGLKPEFLSRPPGPTFFGAIHHPHDLARPASLFSAAGSTHPSAAPFGHPSHHPSNFLTPAPHFEPFNRPSSFGGLASLSTAAFGGLGNPALASNSVFGHKDVPSAQQHFSGPHEPWNRLHRTPPSFPTPPPWLKPGDTERSVSVSSHERERERERERDRERERDLDKRDSSVNKDDKERETAEKRHQNHPSPIPVNPLTLMSHTRSSEPSRNHIPTSESRDKEKPKDREREREHSDWKDSNTDEHKMKENHHSDKDTPIIHDGRVSEDKLANRVTASPYMRSGTIDRVNGGLTRDVLEKKSDITYEKKNSEVKVKEERKEEQDGPIRRSPEQRSTPQAPPPAALHPPSSMPVPMGMPSMHPINSISSLERTRMVAPFMGISPIPGVERFPYPAFHWDPMRDPYRGLDIHRRDPLARDLLLRNDPLHRLTASRLYEAERLYRDREPHDFNRDLPHGLTLEQRREQERAHIEERERLHLLREDYEQGRLHPMHHPALDGHLPHPGLMAPGLPSMHYPRVSPSSAIAAQNGILNKTPPTASLSAPPPLIPTLGARSTSPRRTTPLGTDIRDRPPSHTHKDIEAR from the exons ATGTTTGCATCGCCTGCTGCTctacctccacctcctcctctcaCCTCAAACACTCTGCCGGTCCCTGGACACCAAGCTGGGAGTGCCTACTCAG AACAAGACCTTCTCCGGCAGGAATTAAACACTCGTTTCTTGGCATCTCAGAGTGCTGATCGCGGGGCATCACTGGGTCCACCTCCATACCTGCGGACTGAATTCCACCAGCACCAGCACCAGCATCAGCACcagcacacacaccaacacacacaccagcacacctTCACCCCTTTCCCCCACGCCATCATGCCCACGCCTGCACCACCCATGGTGCGTACCCCAGGCAGAAAT TTCGACAAATACCCCACTAAAGTTGACCCCTTCTACAGACACAGC cTGTTCCACTCTTACCCCCCAGCGGTGTCTGGCATTCCGCCCGTCATCCCGCCAACGGGGCCCTTCGGATCTCTGCAGGGAGCGTTCCAGCCCAAG ACCTCAAACCCTCTAGATGTGGCAGCCAGGCCTGGAGCCGTCCCACACACACTCCTTCAGAAAGACCCTCGG CTGACAGATCCGTTCCGGCCGGTTCTCAGG AAACCAGGAAAGTGGTGTGCTATGCATGTCCATATAGCCTGGCAAATTTACCACCACCAACAGAAAGTAAAG cagcagATGCAGGTTGACCCACACAAGTTGGACTTTGGCCTCAAACCTGAGTTCCTAAGTCGACCCCCAGGTCCCACCTTTTTTGGAGCTATCCATCACCCTCATGACTTGGCACGACCTGCATCGCTTTTCTCAGCAGCAG GGTCCACACATCCCTCAGCTGCACCTTTTGGACACCCTTCACATCATCCTAGCAACTTTCTTACCCCAGCACCCCACTTTG AGCCCTTCAACAGACCGTCTTCATTTGGAGGTCTGGCCTCATTAAGCACTGCAGCCTTTGGTGGACTGGGAAACCCAGCACTCG CATCCAACTCTGTATTTGGCCACAAAGATGTACCCAGCGCACAACAGCACTTCAGCGGACCCCACGAGCCATGGAACAGACTCCACCGCACTCCGCCATCCTTCCCCACCCCACCTCCCTGGCTCAAACCTGGAGACACTGAACGCAGCGTGTCGGTCAGCTCCCATGAGAGAGAACGAGAACGGGAACGAGAAAGGGACCGAGAGAGAGAACGTGACCTGGACAAAAGGGATTCATCAGTCAACAAAGATGATAAGGAGCG GGAAACTGCAGAAAAGAGACACCAGAATCACCCATCCCCGATTCCTGTCAACCCCCTCACTCTGATGAGTCACACCCGATCATCTGAGCCCTCCCGGAACCACATCCCCACTAGTGAATCTCGGGATAAAGAAAAGCCCAAAGAtcgtgagagagagcgagagcactCGGACTGGAAAGACTCCAACACAGATGAGCACAAGATGAAGGAGAATCACCACAGTGACAAAGACACTCCCATCATCCACGACGGACGGGTTTCTGAAGACAAGCTGGCAAATCGGGTTACAGCGTCACCCTACATGCGGTCAGGCACCATAGATCGGGTGAACGGTGGGCTGACTCGAGATGTTCTGGAGAAAAAGTCAGATATCACCtatgaaaagaaaaacagtgaAGTGAAGGTGAAAGAAGAGAGGAAAGAGGAGCAGGATGGTCCCATAAGGAGATCCCCGGAGCAGAGATCCACACCACAAGCACCACCTCCTGCTGCTCTCCACCCTCCATCTTCAATGCCTGTACCCATGGGCATGCCCAGTATGCATCCCATAAACAGTATCAGTAGTCTGGAGAGGACTCGTATGGTGGCCCCCTTCATGGGTATCAGTCCCATCCCAGGGGTAGAGAGGTTCCCCTATCCTGCCTTTCATTGGGATCCCATGAGGGACCCTTACCGGGGACTGGATATCCACCGGAGGGATCCGTTAGCTCGAGATTTGCTACTGCGGAATGACCCCCTGCACCGGTTAACAGCGTCGCGCCTTTATGAAGCGGAGCGCTTGTATCGGGACCGTGAGCCACATGACTTTAACCGAGACCTCCCTCACGGACTGACCTTGGAACAGCGACGGGAACAAGAGCGGGCGCACATAGAGGAGCGGGAACGTCTGCACTTGCTCCGAGAAGACTACGAGCAGGGGCGTCTGCACCCGATGCATCACCCTGCTTTAGACGGACACCTCCCTCACCCAGGTCTcatggcccctggacttcccagcatgcactacCCCCGTGTTAGCCCCTCCTCTGCCATAGCTGCCCAGAACGGAATCCTCAACAAAACCCCTCCCACCGCATCACTCAGTGCCCCACCCCCTCTTATCCCAACCCTAGGAGCGCGTTCCACGTCTCCCAGACGGACTACCCCACTCGGCACTGACATTAGAGACAGacccccttcacacacacacaaagacatcgAGGCACGGTGA